CCTTCTACTATAGCGATTCCAACTCGAAAATACCCGTCCGGGACATTACCCGTTTTGGGGATAGCAAGTCCGACCCGAACGTAGAAACTGGGACCTACGGGCTGTTCAGCACATGCGAGGAAGACATGCGTCGAAGCTTTGTACAGAAAGGTCTTGAGCACATATTCTTCTTCACAACTCGAACTCGCGCCAAAACTCGGGTTAGAGTTCTAACCGGCTACTATCACATCAGATGGTATCATAGAGGCCCTGACCTTAGGCACCATGCGGGCAAGGCTGACTATTGGTTGGCTGCCGACGAAGTTCGATTTCTAAGTCGAGGTTTCCCGCTGGAGGACCTAACTGGATATCTTCGCGGGTTGAGACTCGACCGTAGGTTCCGGAGGTATCTTTACCTTTACCCGGAAACTACTCAATTACTCCTTTCCCTGATGCGAGAGGCTCGAGATGCGACCCAAGAATTTGTTCGAGAAGTCAAAAGGTTAGAAAATGAAAACCTCCAGAAACACGGATTGACATATACGAATTGGAACAAGAAGGAAGGGTTCGACTGGAATTGGGCCCGAAAATACCTCGGAAAGCAGTGATACTGAAGTGGAAATGCACATCGTGCGGGGCCACGATAGAAAGCGGAGCCTTCTTGAAGATGTGCCCAAATTGCGAAGCCATCGGAACGCTAATGCTAGAGAGCCAAACCAAGAAGTCTCGCGGCTGACTTAACAACGGAAAGTGGGTCGAAGACAGGATGAGCGTCAGAGCGGCTACCAAGCGATGCTTTGTCATAAGTGAAAAGTGTATTCATCCCGCACGCATCGACCCGAGTGCAATGACAAATCAGTTCGCCTCTATCGTCTCAGAGGTAGAAAGAATGAGCGAACCTGAGCTAGATGCAGAAATCTCCAGAGTAGACCCGAACAGACTCATCAACTACAACAACCATAGATGGCGGCGGGAAGTCCTTGACTGGGAGGAAGTTGGCTTGTGGTGCGGAAGCACGGGAGCCAAAGGAATGCCGGTTCATTGGTGTTACGGGTCTTTGAAAGAGACGACGGATTTGGTTTACGGAGCACAACGTAATGGAACTCTCTCCAGTCAAGCCCCAGACGTAGATGCAGCTATGAGAGGAATGTCGAGCATCGTTCGATTCATCTCTCAAGAAGAGATGCTTTGCCCAATCGTTCTCCCTGCTCCCAGAGTTCGAACAAACCCGTGCTGCAGACCAATAGCACTGGGGTTCGATGATGGAAACATGAGGGCACTTACCCTTGCCCTAGCTGGCAAGCAAAAAATACCCACGTACGTTGGAAGATAGTCCACTCTCTTGGGGTAGCGGGGGCAAGTTATTCCAACCCATGGTAGGCTGACCTTGCCACTGAAATTACCGCTTCGAGATTTTCCGGAGTCACGAAAGCCCTACGTTCTTCGCCCCGCGGATAGAAGAAACCTGCCATGGGCTTGAACAGCCCCCCGAACGGGTCAGCAAATAATTTTTTCGGGCTGACTCGGATAGATAGCCTCACTGTCTTCCTTCCCACAAGTACTGTTGCGAACTCATTTTTCCGGACGAATGGTTCTCGAAAGTAGAAGGAGTGCCACCGAAACCGGGGTCTGTGTTGGGTACCCGGAATATCTTTCTCAAGTCTTTGAATCAGTCTTTCCGCTAAAGACCGGGTATCTGGCTCTATCCACTCTAACCTCGCATTCCACGAGGTTTCGTAGGCTGGTTTTTCCTTCCCCCTTTTCGGCATCGAGAATCCGATAGCTGTGGAATAGTCAGAAGTAACCGAGAGTGGAACTTTCACGCGCGCTTTAGGACTAATCATTTCCTCAATTTCTGATTGCTCTGCCTCCTCTCGCTTGAGCTTCTGAATTAGGCTCTTTAGCTCCAAGACTTCGATTTCCTTTGGGACGTTTTTCCAGTCGTGTTCCCAGCAAACAATAATCTGGGCACCCTTGACGGGGTGTTTTTGTCTGGCAAAATGCGAGCTTGTAAACTCAAATTCGATTGACTTCTTGACTCCACGGTTAGGATTGGCTCGGTAGTCAACAACCAAAGCGTCCGGAAAGCCTTGCCGAATTGCCTCAATTGAGAACCCGAGGTCGTCACTCATCATTCCAAATAGAAGGACTACACCTTGCTCGTTAATCGGGGCGTAGGTCAGTCCCGGATAGTCAATCTTTGGACCTACTTCGTCCCTTTCGACTGGCACGGCTGGAGAGTTTCGGACCTATCTCTTACTTAACAATCCTCACGCCTTACCCAAATCATGCAATCTGGCTGTTATGAGAAAGGTTGCCCAGGTGTGGCTTTGTCAAAGTGTCGGGGCTGTCTGCTTCGGTTTTGCGAACCGCATTACCTTGAGCACGCGAAGACTTGCTTGTACAAGTGATTCAAGTTGGCTATCTGAGAACCTCGAAAAGGTCCATGGTTACGTGCGCATTAGCTCGCTGGAAATCACAATAGGAAGGCGCAATGCAATCAACGGTTAGGTAGAGATTCAAGATGCTCTCCGTCACTGGTAGCGTGATTGACCGAACGTATGACTCGTTTGCCAACCCGTAGACCATGAGGCTCTTAGCTGTAGGGTCTTGACCCTCTATCCAAGCGTATCCTGTTACATTTGCTGCCATATTCTGAAACGGTTTGAAATGGAAGGTTACTGTCACCATGGAAAGTCGGCTTACATTATACTGAGGCATGGAATACCCGCATACTCCCGAAATGCAGAGAGGAATAATGTTGTTGACTTGGGAAGTCGCGGTCCTACCGAGTAACATTAACTCTCGGTCGAAAACGGTCTGGCTGAAACTGTGAGGGGCCGTCATGACAGCGAGGGTGACGATACCCAACACAATCAGAACCAAATCGAGACCGATTTTGGCATCGGAAAGAAGGTCTCGCGGTTTCCGTTTCTTGCGAGCACGATGTTTTCTAAGTCCCGGCGGATATGCTTCCAGTAGGGACATATCTGTATCGCGAGCGAACCATCTTAAACAGCTTACGCGGGGATACTTTCGCTTCCGTCATCCTATATTGTCCGGGTCAGAATCCGGATTCTTCAGATTGGTCACAGGGCTTCTTCGAATTCGGACCGCATGCTGGAACCGTAGCTCTGTCTCGCCGTCCAGCCATAGACCAAACTGCACCGGTTTCCCAGGTTGAAACTTGAATTCGTCGGGAACTGGTAGCGCAAGCGTTGCTGTCACACCTGGTTGAACGATAACTTCCTTTCCGAGGGATTTTTTCGGCAAACCTTCGACCGTGTAATCCGTTAATCGTGCTGAGCTATTTCCCGCGTTCATGACATTGATTAGGAGTCCATTGTCCAATTGTGAGGCTTTGGTCACGTTAAGCCATTTAGGCTCAGTTACTCGGCCAATCAACAGAAGCAAGATTTGGACCATATCTGGAATCTTTAGCTTCGATATGTCACGCATCGACCCGAGGTACTCCATCACTTTGTGGGCTTTCGAATTCGCTTCACGTCGGAAATTCGTTTCTGAAATGATTTTCAGAAATTGGTCAATCAGCTCTTGGTGGTTCGGTTCGAATTCAGACCTGTACTTCTTCAGATTGTCAAGTAGAACGCTGAAATCGTGAGCCCGCATTTGTAAACGGTTATAGTAGATGTCTATGCCCGGACCCTTGAAACGATACTCCAGCAAATTGTAGACAAGGTTCTCTATCAGTTTTCGGGACAGAACCAGGACGGCATTTGGTAAGCCTGGATTGTTGAACGCGAGGTTGATTTCGTCTTCCAACCGGTTATAGAAAATAGGAATCGGGAACTTATCGTGAAACGTCAACAGTCGGTGCATCCGCACCGGTGCTTCTTTGGCAACTCTCCTACCCGCACCTTGAGGAACCTGAACTATAGCTTGACCTCTCGACCGCAAATGCTCGTTGAGTGTTGAAATCTTGTCCTCCGGAACTTTGAATCTCGGCTGTCGAATGTCTATCTTTGCGATTCGTGAAGCAATTAGGAGTAGAGCGACATCTCGGTCAAGAATACCTTCCTCCGCCGCCTTGTCCCTTACACGGTTGCGAAGCTGTCGGATGCTTATGCCTAACTTCTTACTGACCGCTTTCCTTAGAGTTAGCAGTTGTGTCATTGAAGCCCTTTCGTCCTTTCTTCTTGTCTTTCGATAGTGCCATGTTCACAGCTGGTTGAGTTATTCCAAGTAGGTCTGCGATTTCCTGCTCTTTCAGCCCGAATACTTTTAGAAACCGAGCCTTTCGCTCCGTTTTCCCCTCGTGCTTTATCTGCGCGTAGGCGAATACCTTGACAAGGTTCCTAACAGCCTCCGCGAGAGCGTCGGATTTGTCTTTGCTCAAGGCACAGCCTTCTTCGATTTTTTCTGTCCCGCGAGTAAATCGTTGACGTTGGATTTGCTGCGGTCAAGAATTGCGCCTATCTCACGAGAGCTATAGCCAGCAGCGTTGAGCAACCTTACATTTCTCTCCAGCTCCTTATCGCTGATTTCTCGGATAGCTCCGAGGGCTGTCACCCTGATGTAGGATTGAATAAGTTCCTTCAATTCCTTGAATTGCAGGTCAGTCAGTATTAGGCTCGACTTCTCACCGGCTTGAGTTTCTCGCCAATCTCACACATTAACATAAAAGATGTTAGGGTCCGGGACACAGGTTGGTAGCATGGTTCTCTCCAAAGTTGTCGAAAAGCTGACACCACTTCTTAGAGCGTAACAAGCTAAATGCAGAAGAATTCCTGTTGAGTGAGTGAGGTATGAGAGTTGTCGAGAAAACAGAAGCTTATCACAGAGATAGAGCTTCAGACTCACCTCGAAGACGGTTGGAAGGGCGTTGGTGTTCTTCAGAATGGTCAGATAGTAGTCGAAGTTGATGACTCCGCTCACAATACGGTTAGGCGAATCATCAACCCGAATGACTTGGAGGCCCATCTTAAGGAAGGATGGAACATTGCAACGATTCGCATCGCCTTGGTCTTGCCGTCGGGAAGATACATTGTCGAACGAACAAAATCGTTCACTGACCCTCAAACTGTGCATCACTAGGTCCAAGACGAAACGATTGTTCGACGACTGAGCCCTTTCACAATCTCAAAAGGATTTTTCTCGAAACAAGAGACTTATCAGTACGAGAGTCCCTTAGTAGTTCTGAGGAATGATTGGTTGAACCAAGAAAAAACTATGAGTGGCTTTGACCAATCATCTGTTTTGACGGAGTAAGGCACGGTATCAATTTAACCTGCGATTTCACCTTTGTGATAACATGCCCGTTTGCCGTTGTCATTCGTTCGATTCTCTCGAAGCCCAGACTGCCCCAATATTGTCCCACGCAGACATATCTGAGCTTGTTACACTGTCAGCCCTTGAATTCATACCCACGGGCACTCTTCGCACCGAAGCGCAAGGACAAGTTATCCACGACAGAATAATGAAATTACAGGAAGATTTCCTTCGCCTGATTGGCGAAAGGCTCCAGGTTTACAAGCGGTATCTAAGGTCTGAATGGCGAAGCTCCGAGCGACTTGCGCAGAAGTTCGAATGAAGGACTCGGACTTAGAGACCTGCACCACAACGCCAACACCGCTCTTTGTCAGAAGCGTTCTTGGCTTCACAGTACTTGCATGAGACCATCTCGACCTGAGCCTTTGCTATCGCCTGCGCGTCTACAACTGCATTAGTCGTTCTGGATTGTTCATTTTTCTGCTTCAATCGATAAGCGGCTTGAAGGATTGGTCCTTTGAACTTCTGCAGAAAGTCTTCATCGGACCAGCGACCAAGGTGGAATAGATGTTCTTGTGAGTTATCGGCAATGCTAACCCAGCTCGCGAGTTTGCCTCCCTTCGCGATTCCCTGAATTCCAAGCAAGTCGAAAGTGACTGTCGGTCGCACCTGTTTCGACATGAAGCCCTGGCGTTCGAACCATACAAGCCTTTGAGAAGTCAGAACAAGAAAGCCGGAGTTCGTGTCCTTTACTGTGTCGAACTTTCCGGTTGTGACCTGTTCGTCGTGCTTACGAATTAGACCACGTTCGACCACCTTCGTTCTCGCCACTTGCGTATGTGTCTCGCGGTCCCCCTCCCACGCGATGATGACCTGTTCTTCCGGCTTTAGAGTTAGAGCGCTAAGCCATGTTTGACCGAGCGGATTGAATAATCCCATTCCAACAAATCCTATGACCCTTTGACTGTCAAAGGAAGCTTGTAACACTTACCGGAGAATGACGGTTTCAGTCTTTAGCGAGCTAAGTGCAGGCATGTCAGTCCCAGGCTACCATTCCGGTTTCGTTGTCGATGTAGCATTTGATAATCCGAGAATAGCCACAACTTGGGCAGACATAGCCTCGTCCTTCAAGCTCGTGATTGTCAATCGTAAATTTCCAGTACTTCCTGTTCACAACGGACAAGTCTGGAATGTGCGCTTCCGACACTTTCACTGGCAAAGGTCCAATCATTGTTCCGTTGCACGCAGGATTTTGACAGTTCATTCCTTACCGATACGCTTCAGGTGCACAATTCGATAACACAAAGAGAACGGCGAAACTGCCCGCCAAGAGATTCCCTTTCCTCATCTGTTGGAATCTGAGACGACAGATTTTTTCCTCTGCCCTTGCGAGGTAGACTGTTTTCCAGATGGAATCGATTTCAACTCGCCCGTTTGGGCAATCTGAACCTTGAGATACCCTTCCAGAGTCTTAATTCTGCGCTCAAGTTCTTCGATGAAACGCCATATCTTTGCGTAACTGGGTATGTCCACCTCAATGCGGCTGACTGAGAGTTCACTATCTCCTTGTAGCAACCACTGACACTTTTCGCAGAAGACTACCCACCGTACCTTCGTACCCTCGGCTTGTAGAAGGCTTCTCAGCGAGTTCTCTACTTGACAGCGAGGGCAATTGCGGTCACGTAGAACAATGTCCGTCACTTCATTTCCCAGTAAACTGACTTCTTACTGATTGCTCTGAGGTCTAATTCGCCTTCCAGAACTATCTCTGCGCCAACAAGCCAATTTCCCCAATCGTGCCTGTTGCTCTTAGATAGCGAGTACCAACTCCAAGACTTTCCAATCCTTCGCTCCGATTAGCCTCGTGAGAATGACTCAATGTCAACTTTAAGTAGGGTAAACCTGCCCTGACTCTACTGAGGAAAGGTAGGAAATGAGGTCGAGCACTGAACCTGTGAAGTCAATCACGTGTCCACGTTGTGGTTGGACCATCACACGCTCGGGTTGGAAAGGCTCTATGGAGCGGCAACTTGAGGTCCACCAGAAAGGAAGGCTCTGTCAGAGAGTGGCTGAGATGAAGGGTTCGGTTAAAGAAGCTGTCGAGGCTTGAGGTCTATGGAATCAAACAGTCCCGAAAATTCCCACGGGATTAAGGGTTCTCGTACAATGATTTCAACTGGACAAACCAAAAACTCGATCATCGGCCCGAGTTTACTATTACGGGGGTCCAAGCAGACCACTCATGCGGTGCGAGGGTCGGTCGCTAAGACCCCCTTTTCCTTGAAATCGTTTCCTGTCTGGCAGTGATAATACGCGAGACAAGCGATTCCGGGCACAATCCAGGCTAAGATGGGCACTGGAAAGATCGCGACAAACCCGAACGAATCTCCGGACACTACACCGAGGCTTCCCAAAAACGAGAACAGGGCTGAGAATGGGCGAGTTCGCCGCTGCTTGCTACTTTACCCTGATCTCGACGCCGACCGTTCGCTTGATCAGGTCGGCTAGCAGGTCAACCTGCGACTTGCCGCCACGCCTCGTTGGGATCGATACAACCAGTGGGAGTTCGATCTCCTTCTTCCCCTGTCCCACTTTGTCCTTGATCCAGTCGAAAACGGTATCGGTAACAATAACAAGGGAGACAGTCTGTCTGGTTTTGATGTCCTCAAACGTCTTGACCGCCTCGTCCTCTGATTTCACGACCCAGCTGTTCTTGACACCGCCGAGCTTGAAGTAGATCGCCGTCTCCTTATCCGCCATAACACCAATCTTTCCCATAATCAATTACCTACTTGAATATCCATCCTGTTTCGCGCGACCAGAACAAGAGATCAAGATCCGCCAACGGTATTCCTATCTCCCGTGAGAAACGACGAAGCTTCTCCTCGATCTCCAGATAGCGCTTCTTCGTGATCGAAACCGGCACTTCAGAGATGACCTCCAGTCTCTTGAGGTTTCGCAGAATATGCCTATCGAGGATAGCAAATTCCTCTCCGAGCCCGACGTTCCTGAGGAAATGGCTAGCCTCCTTGTACCCTAATCCTTTCACGTTCTCTACCATCCATTCCCGCAGCTCGAACAGGTTGGCGAAGCTGGAAAGATGGGATTTGAGGTATAGCTTGCCATCCTTGGTAAACAGGCCTCTGGCCTCGACGATATACTTGGCCTTGCTATCGCCGAAACGGACATCGTTTAGTTGCGGTTGAATCTCATTAGCCTCTCCTTTCAAGAGGAGACTTCGCTCTTTGAGCCGGGAGACTGCAGCCCAGCAAGTCTTCGCAGACGATTGCGGCGTCAGAAGACAGAAGCATAGTTCGGCAAAGACATCGTTATCATTGTGATTGAGAATCTCTTTGAATTCATGCAGACGTTGCTGGATCGCATCGCGTTTTTCACCATAGAGCGTCTGCAGTTCTTTAACCGCTTTTTCATGCTCCATCGGTGATACTTCTACGCTAGAACTGTTTGAGTACATCGGTCTTCTCCATTATTCGGACGCAGTAGTAGCAGCGGAGCCGAAGAGGATCCTGTCTTTCCACACTGAACTTCGGCTCCACAGGCTCAGCGTTCGATACGCAGGCAGGATTTGAGCAACGAACAATTCCCCTGATGGAGTCAGGCAGTTTAACCCTCGTCTTCTCAGCCACCTCATAGTCTCGAATGATACTGATCGTTGCGCTGGGTGA
This is a stretch of genomic DNA from Candidatus Bathyarchaeia archaeon. It encodes these proteins:
- a CDS encoding N-glycosylase/DNA lyase, whose translation is MEHEKAVKELQTLYGEKRDAIQQRLHEFKEILNHNDNDVFAELCFCLLTPQSSAKTCWAAVSRLKERSLLLKGEANEIQPQLNDVRFGDSKAKYIVEARGLFTKDGKLYLKSHLSSFANLFELREWMVENVKGLGYKEASHFLRNVGLGEEFAILDRHILRNLKRLEVISEVPVSITKKRYLEIEEKLRRFSREIGIPLADLDLLFWSRETGWIFK
- a CDS encoding V-type ATP synthase subunit F gives rise to the protein MGKIGVMADKETAIYFKLGGVKNSWVVKSEDEAVKTFEDIKTRQTVSLVIVTDTVFDWIKDKVGQGKKEIELPLVVSIPTRRGGKSQVDLLADLIKRTVGVEIRVK